In Cataglyphis hispanica isolate Lineage 1 chromosome 19, ULB_Chis1_1.0, whole genome shotgun sequence, the genomic window CAACCTCGTTATTAAACGCACCATCACTTTAGCCGGACAACTTCTTGAGCCAGACTTAAGCTCGCCTTAATCCACTTAGGAATATCCCCGGGATCTCTGAACTAAATTCGCGATCTTGCAGAAACAATTATCTTCATGGGCCAACTGTCGAATTTGGCGATTCGAGATCGATGAGAGAGAATTTTCACATTTgcgcttaatttaatttctctgtttatacatttttaatgttatttccattaataaatttattaatcattctttatttttgattactgTATTATAGTCTTTGATTCTTGATATTAATGTTAGATTTTTTTCGAGCTTTCGATAGGCGCAATTTTCTACACGGTTTTCTCTCTGGAAGAGTCAatgattcaattaaattaattattattttttttaattattatttattaatcattttttgtcGCGCAATATCTTTAAGAACATTAACTATTAGAGATTACACAATACAAAAGTGAATGAATGAGCTATTTTGATTGTGttgaattttgtttaattttattattttttttttatttttgtcaatattttcaacGCGATAAAACATAACAAAtttgattacatttttaatgaattttattgtatcccattgtttcagtttttattttttatttgttaaaatagaaaacacaaaagagagagaaagagagagagaaaatttccttttttgtattttatatttctctgtaGGTGTGCTGTGCTATAGATTTTATTCCTACCTTTATGGATTCCTCACTAGAAGAGGAATCTTTTATTCTGCATTATGCGATAGATCGATGTGCCGAGCACGGCCATTTGCCTTCACCTTGCAGCCGCCTATTTATTGGCCTTAAACGTTCGTGGTGCTTTTTGTGCcgaaaatttcatttcgcgCCCAAATAAATTTCCCGGTGATGGATTAACGCCATTTAGACGGGAGATTTATGTCACCGggattttttctcttctttttacgCCGATTTCTTATCTTTTCCAGGGATCCGCCCTGAAGAATTGCACGAATCCGAAGCTCGAGAAAGATTGGGCGTCGATTACAAGAATCaaagatttgtaaaaaaaagaggaataattaaaaaattaattaaaaataacattagaaatatatatatatataaaagcaaaagttcaatgaaaaagagattaaatttgaagaaattaaaattgcgatatttaattataataaaaatagaaatttaataataaaatgactcaatataaaattaaaaaatatcgactttgctaaaaatttaatttttgtataaattaaaatataaatttaattaataagactAACAATAGGTTAAAGCatctcgattttaattttacccgattttcaattttttcttttttttaatttttacgacaGCACAACTTTGACGGGCAGCACGTTTAAGCGCCGTAAATAATCGGAGCATAGATATTCGTTACGGCACATCCCTCGCAACGAACTTTCTGCACGTCGTAGTGCAGACGCGCGTGCACACATGAGACGATGACGTTTTAGATCGATCGGTGAGCCAAGTCACGTCAGGGCACTTCATTTCCGTGGGCCGGGCCCGCAATAAAGCAAGGAGAAATCCTATTTATCCTCCGTCACACGATATTCGAATCCGGTTGAATTTAATAAGCTCTGATTGCGTACGCGCACCGTTAAAAATGCTTGCCCACCGCCCGTCCGTCCGTTCGTCCGTCAAATTTAACTTAGCGCCTGCATTAAGTCCAATTAGCCAAGCGAACGGAAATGAATCTCGCGCTGCGCATTACTCgatatattaactattatatatgaatatatgcgTAATCGAAATCCGAAACTAAAGCAACTGACGAAAATTATACCAGAGTACCATAATTAAACGTAATCATGTTaatcatgatatattaattatttatattttatcaattattatacacacacatattatatatggatTTGAGTTTATTTAAtggtcaaaaatttaattttctgtaggctataaataatacacatagcttttataataatctaagaattggtcgaaaaatattaataaaacatttattaaagatagaaatttttctgACAGCAACgaaacgatatatttatactagaTCTTTAATTCCTTTTACCCGTAAAATTCCGATAACTTGGGAACACgatgtaaaattgttttaattccCTAGCTGCGCTActgtcatatttaaattacccTCTCATCGCGTTTTGTTAAAGTTACAAAGCGAAAGTTACGGAACGCTGACGACGGTAAAGGACGAGCGAAAAGGATTAAAAGGTAATCGGGATGATGGGGTCATTCCCGAATTGATCGATCATTCCGCGCCTCTTTCCGCGTGACGTGAAACTCGCTTGAAATGAAGCCATTGTTCTCTCCACGAGCGGGAATAAAATTTCCGCGTATTCAAATTCGACCGCCGGCCGGCCGGTCGACTTTGTATGGCCATTTTCGGGAGTTCCCATTTCGCGGAAGAATCTCTAATGAATGGAGCTCGGTATCTTTGTGAAATCCGTCCGTTTTAATTAAAGGACTCTATTCGTCTTAATCTCGGTAAATTACTTTTAGAATCCGAAATAGATTCTTTTCCACCAATTTCTCTTTTCCCTTTTAATAGTTCATTTGAGcgaacaaaaattgaaagaattaaggaagcttaaaaaaatatttatttcttctaaaatttgtgaaattaaaatattgaagtatATTTAAGcgttcagaaaaaaattaaaattagacctTGCTAAACTGAGAAAATTGGCGgactacattattattattattattattaataagcgACTACTATACAGATATacgtttgttttaattattaacgaaaGTAACGAATGTAACTTGAAACGTTTAAAAGTCAAAGATAGGTTCGAAAAAAGCCCAGTGAAGTCCGTGAACTTTTAGCCTGTTGAATTTTTCAGAGGTCGCAGTTTTGGCGTCGTGAATTTTTGATTTGATATGGTCACAAATGGTCAgcttacgtatatataaatattacgtgtatataaatatttcgaatttattaaataatttgaaatatggaGTTGGTCAGGTCGCTACTCAATAACactcttgatttttaattttccattacGGCCGTATTTGATCGAAAATCGCTTCTCGTTTTTTCCTCtatcccttctctctctctctctctctttctatcctcTCTTTACCTGCTTTGATATGCATTGCTGAAAATGGTAAGCTTCGGCTTAACAAGCCTTCGCGCGTAACCTATCACTTTTATCCCACGCGATTTCGCATTCTGATTAATCAACGAAATTTACAGGGTGTGCCGGAATCACGGATTTCGTCtgtgaatttttcttttgcaaattttggtTTGATTTtcgttaagaaaattatctagGCATATAGATCAAACATGATAGATTTTACGAGAATTAAAgtctacaaaaatttaaacaaataaaggaagctttgtttttcttcgtttaatttaaaatgcattttaacaAATTCTCTTAATTTGGGGAGCTAAAAGGCATTTAAcgttgataaaaagaaaatacgaaCTCGTAGCGAATGACGGAACAAATTTgacttcaaaaatttatcaaagaatttgTGTACGAAGGTAATATCGAACACCTTGTATGTATATCTCGGAAATAAATCTATCCATTTCACGCGAGAACCGCGTAATTAGCGtgtcatcattttttaaatccggAATAATACCTGACAGTGCGCAATATTATCGCGCAAATCTCATTTTTCGATTCATTTCCTGCAGAAAACGTAACAAACGTATTAACCTTTTACGCGAgcgttttgtaatttattcgcTGAAGAGAggtcttttttattacatatttttattcatacagATTTCTATCGGCATCTTATggcttttttatgtatatatcattactgaatttttttctaaaaatcacATCGTCGCATTCGATCATCTTTCGACGAGCATGTCATCTCATAGCATCCTTCCGGCGATCCAGTAATTGCAAATTGCAAACTGCGACATCGACGCCGGATGGATAATGGAGGTATCGTGTTCGCCATTATTAAACGACGCAACgccaagtataatataaaaagtcaaCTGATCGTGcgagtatattatatacacaacgTATATTCATGCTTTTTCCCATATATTGTATCAATACAAAACTTTCAATTGCACTCAATCCGAATAAAATCAGTGCATTGAAGATGTATTGAGATTTTTGTGAGAAATGACAATATTCCtcaattttaaatgtcaattttccttttaaattttgagagaATCGCGAAGTTCATCgttgattttaattctaaaaattttttaaattacgaaaaaataagTTCAGGGAATATATACCGGTTTGATTTTTTACGATCGTTctcaaagtatatattactatCTTTTGTGAAGTAATATCCTAATACTGTGGCCTTGATAATCGATTATTTCGTAGAATTGTATAATGTTACAACATAACGTTGCATTATGTCATGTGCAATAGTGCATATTTATCTAATGTCCTTGCAACGTAAATGCGTTacgattattttacttatatttgcaaaaaaaaaaaaaacgtcacTTAtcgaaaaaagtataatttgttatttgataaaacttatttctaaaaaattctatataaaaagaacaaaaatatagCATTTATGAAGAATAATTTGAACTACTTATACTACCATGTGTGGTATCttcatatgattatatttttatcgtataattttacaatattgtgCAATTGTTTTACCATGTACTTGGCGTCGCGAATGTTTCCATCTTCTTTATATAGGTATTTAAGTCATATATGTGGATCATAACAAACTAATtactaaagtaaaaaaagacattatatataaatgtaggtTTTCTGAGAGATAATCTTAGTCTTtcgagagataaatttattcccaatttttccttattattattccctatttttagaatcttattggtctttatttttatagatttcggtgttttaatattacataagatACCGAAAGAAAgcttgtttatttttctttttcgaggaatggacataaaaaaataagaaaagcagTAATGAAGAATTTTGGAAGATCATTTAATGGATTTATTGTTCAAATATGTAtcgaaatacataatttatttctatatataaagcaaaattgaattttgcaatcaaatttaaaggacgtattatagattataaaagttttacaaaaacttgaatatgtttaaataaaatatcatatgacatataatatataatatcatatatgtacaaaGAGATGAGAGAATGGGAACACTTGGTACCTTGTGTATTAAGTATAATCATTAAGAAACGTATCACTTTAGGTATCTACTTCTTATATCAATGACTCAGCTATTAGTATAAATGGTCTTTGCGAAACTGTACATCTTGTTAGTATTTTTCGACTTGTCATTGAAGACGAATTGACTAATGACAAGGTAAGTCACTTTGATTAGGGAAATTTAACTTGGATCGtaagaaattttcttctaacaaaaattgtataatccTTTTGCACGAtgcttttactttctttttttttgtttttttaaaaaacatttcttgtcgtcgtaaaaattgtatatttttcacgtGACGTCcatttcgtataaaaaaaatattgtcctgtttttgtttttcctcattttccttaaattttattcatttatttctttttaattttttttaaccctTGACAGAAAATTATAACAGTAGCACGATGCAATCCGTAGACTCGATACTGTTCCTCTTTGTAATATTAGCGGTGATTAGCGGCATAAATGCATACGGTAAGTACGTATAAACAACAATTGTATGAtgatctaaaatatatatatatatatatatatatatatatttattgtcttgaaatttttgtgttctttaattttttataattatttatcataaataatactcTCTTTGACTACCGCTTCAAAATGTGCCAGCAGCACATTTTTTAAACGTGACATTGACGAATTGCGAAACTTTCTGAAATAGTAACGCAAAGCTTGTCTCGTATTCTAAACGCGATAGATCGATTTTCTGTATGTACAACGCACTGACAAAGACGGATCTTGAAGATCAAGGGGATTatagagatttaatttatatagtgtTGAAATGGGGAAAGTGTTTGGCATACTCGAAAATTGCTATAAAGTTcggttaatattttaaaattgtatttgaacatctcaatacaatatttttaagatgttaaacttttaagaatattaaaaaaaaaatctaatttttttctattgcaaTATCATTCTCCATTTAGTCGCTAAATAgtttgacatatttttcttgattattAAGCTAAATCTCAaaacgttttaaatttataaacttactaattaataaatttatttataagacgATTGCAGTTACGTTACTTGtggaataaatcaaaaatgtaaaatgtataataataatccgaTGTGCTGGTGTAAAGATGGATACAAAATAGATTCATATACGAAATTGTGTGTAAAAGATCAAACAGGTGAATATCAAATAAAcccgcattatttttttattattgttaattactaaatttatttgaagacGGTTGCGATGGTGTTATTTGCGGAACTAACgaaaagtgtaaaatatataataataatcctaCATGCTGGTGTAAACAAGGATACAAAAGAGATCCATATATGGCGTGTGTGAAAGACAAaccatgtaaatattaaataaacctatgttatatatatatattattttttaattgttttttaattactaaatttgtttaaagcCGGTTGCAATGATATTATTTGCGGTACTAACgaagaatgtaaaatatataataataatccgaCATGCTGGTGCGAAGaaggatataaaagaaacCCATATATGGCGTGTGTGAAAGACAAAATgggtaattattaaataaatctgtgtgtgttataatacaatataatatatataatatatataattatttatatagtaatataatataattattaaatctatttacaGATGGTTGCAATGGTATTACTTGCGGAACTAATGAAGAATGTAAAATGTCCGATAATCATCCGACATGTACATGTGAAGCTGGATACACGAGAAACCCACGTACGGCAGAATGTATGCCAGGTAATATGCgaaagagatataataatttaagactcacttatcgaatttttaatcCGGATGTATTCGCTCGGGgcgattttgatttatttggaTTTATTTGGCacgttttatcttattttttatttatatctttcaatttgtcgatattcttatatttctcttccAGGCAAACTTTCTTTCCAGGAACAGTAAGTAAGATATTCAAATATCATTCACGTAACTTTAATTAtcctgttatattttaattattttattatttattaattatattattatattaaaaaatatttgaacgctgtggaaaaatatgcaatatatatataatttagtatattatctctacatttgtatttttatgtattttaatatcttataggTAAAATCGTTTTATTCTAGACTATGTTCTTAagctcacacacacacacagacatatattagaaattaattctttctaaaCATTCAAGACATGTATGCACATACCGCTTTCATTCCTTTTctgtttgcttttttattttttaaatttttctcttgaaaGCATCTAGAATTGTGAGCTAAATTGTAtagtttaattcaatttacatattttttgtggAACTCAAGTCCACGAggatagaaacaaaaaaatgtaaaatctttttttctttctttttttaatataataaaaatatgagtttGTAGaagaatcaaataattatgtagaaaaataaagatgtttaCTTGTTACGtaatatttgagaatataattttgatacaaaagaataaattcgcaaaaatatgtaaataaattttattacaaatcaaaattaaaataacggattaaaaatatataaaataaatattagaaatataaattaaattatcgaattttataataaaatttgtgttatAAAAATGGGAGAGATTAAACATTCATgttgacataaaataaaattacatgcgATTCGACGTTTCTCGATGTTTCcagattattgaaatttttctaacctatttttctttctttttttaatataataaaaatatgagtttGTAGaagaatcaaataattatgtagaaaaataaagatgtttaCTTGTTACGtaatatttgagaatataattttgatacaaaagaataaattcgcaaaaatatgtaaataaattttattacaaatcaaaattaaaataacggattaaaatatataaaataaatattagaaatataaattaaattatcaaattttataataaaatttgtgttatAAAATTGGGAGAGATTAAACATTCATgttgacataaaataaaattacatgcgATTCGACGTTTCTCGATGTTTcagattattgaaatttttctaacctatttttctttctttttttaatataataaaaatatgagtttGTAGaagaatcaaataattatttagaaaaataaagatgtttaTTTGTTACGTAATATTTGActcagaatataattttgatacaaaagaataaatttgcaaaaatatgtaaataaattttattacaaatcaaaattaaaataatggattaaaaatatataaaataaatattagaaatataaattaaattatcaaattttataataaaatttgtgttatAAAATTGGGAGAGATTAAACATTCATgttgacataaaataaaattacatgcgATTCGACGTTTCTCGATGTTTcagattattgaaatttttctaacctatttttctttcttttttaatataataaaaatatgagtttGTAGaagaatcaaataattatttagaaaaataaagatgtttaTTTGTTACGTAATATTTGActcagaatataattttgatacaaaagaataaatttgcaaaaatatgtaaataaattttattacaaatcaaaattaaaataatggattaaaaatatataaaataaatattagaaatataaattaaattatcaaattttataataaaatttgtgttatAAAATTGGGAGAGATTAAACATTCATgttgacataaaataaaattacatgcgATTCGACGTTTCTCGATGTTTcagattattgaaatttttctaacctatttttctttcttttttaatataataaaaatatgagtttGTAGaagaatcaaataattatttagaaaaataaagatgtttaTTTGTTACGTAATATTTGActcagaatataattttgatacaaaagaataaatttgcaaaaatatgtaaataaattttattacaaatcaaaattaaaataatggattaaaaatatataaaataaatattagaaatataaattaaattatcaaattttataataaaatttgtgttatAAAAATGGGAGAGATTAAACATTCatgttgatataaaataaaattacatgcgATTCGACGTTTCTCGATGTTTcagattattgaaatttttctaacctttttttctttctttttttaatataataaaagtatgagTTTGTAGaagaatcaaataattatgtagaaaaataaagatgtttaCTTGTTACGTAATATTTGActcagaatataattttgatacaaaaaaataaattcgcaaaaatatgtaaataaattttattacaaatcaaaattaaataacggattaaaaatatataaaataaatattagaaatataaattaaattatcaaattttttaataaaatttgtgttatAAAAATGGGAGAGATTAAACATTCATgttgacataaaataaaattacatgcgATTTGACGTTTCTCGATGTTTCAGATTATTGAAATGGATCGGTCACGTCATTATGTAGATAGCCGTAATAACCATTTGCGATGACGGCTTTTGTTATACTAAGCACGAAAACGGTTCATTCGTGTGTCCTTAACAATCTAAAATATCACAAGTTGAAATGCACGAACAGAATACGCACTCCGTTACGAAGACTAGTATTAGAGATTCTGGTGCTGGTTTGCCGATTCATGCCACATTTACGAAGCAGCTTACGTTACCAGTTCACGTAATTCAGAGAACAATCCTCACTGTTCTACATGTGACAGAGTGCGTgacgttaaattataaaaagctcGCTATATACATGCGAATTATGCCAATGTTATTAACATAACATGACGTTTTTCTTaggaaataaagatttaactcttcattataaaaaaaatgttacttaaataatatcgtaaattaatataaaaataaaaaatatttaggcgAGGAAACATGTAATATATCGAATTGTCTTCTCATTTCTCTTGGCTCTCatcaaaaatctaaatagCAAAGTTAGCTGTTGATTCTATAAAGTACTTAAGATCTTCAcagtctatttttatttaatatatatgtacgtatgagaagatgcaatataaaaatttgattgaagtaataattaaatctaaagtTCGTCTTTCACAAAGTTCTAGAGAAATAGTatcttctcaattttttaagattccatatatataagacgaaatattttgtatcgaCATGTCAGTTCTCTATCACTTTTTGATTTCATTGCAGGAGAGATAAACGCGTTCAGATAattttctcgtttattttactaacacgttttttaatacaatttttgaaagtGAAAGATGTCTGGTCATCTTTCGACGAGCGCGTCGTCTCGCAAAATCTTTACGGCGGTCCAGGAATCGCAGGTTGCAAATTGCGACACCAACGCTATAATGCAGGTAACGTGTTCCGCTGTTACATCATCTGCTCCAGAAAGCGTTAAACTTACTTACGTACATTATGGTGCACGGAACCGTCATCACCGAACAATTCAATGAATTTCGTGGCGAACGTGCGAAATGTATTGTAGAACTCGAGAGATGCGTTTGCATAAGCAAATGATGGATCTTTGGGCGTATTTTCTCGCGACAACACGcgtaattagatttttatttacttttatttataaaaaaaattaaataatattatattcttatattttataaatattttatgtcacaTATAAAcatcgtaaattataattacaatgactttttaatttctttcttaaaaatatctgtaattgtgataattattGAACATTATTTCGAAAGAATCTCTTCTCTTCTaatttttcacacacacacacacacaagctaaatgtaattacatatattttatattttatattag contains:
- the LOC126856529 gene encoding rh5-interacting protein-like isoform X1, which produces MQSVDSILFLFVILAVISGINAYDDCSYVTCGINQKCKMYNNNPMCWCKDGYKIDSYTKLCVKDQTDGCDGVICGTNEKCKIYNNNPTCWCKQGYKRDPYMACVKDKPSGCNDIICGTNEECKIYNNNPTCWCEEGYKRNPYMACVKDKMDGCNGITCGTNEECKMSDNHPTCTCEAGYTRNPRTAECMPGKLSFQEQLLKWIGHVIM
- the LOC126856529 gene encoding rh5-interacting protein-like isoform X2 — its product is MQSVDSILFLFVILAVISGINAYDDCSYVTCGINQKCKMYNNNPMCWCKDGYKIDSYTKLCVKDQTDGCDGVICGTNEKCKIYNNNPTCWCKQGYKRDPYMACVKDKPSGCNDIICGTNEECKIYNNNPTCWCEEGYKRNPYMACVKDKMDGCNGITCGTNEECKMSDNHPTCTCEAGYTRNPRTAECMPDY